GATAAAGGATTCCAAAGAAAATGACTGCAAGGTAAAGGCAAAAGAGAGGAGCAAATCCAAAAATAACTCCAGCACTGGTTGCAACAGCCTTGCCACCCTTGAATTTGGCAAAGATAGGGAAGGTATGTCCAATGACTGCTAAGAGTCCAAAGACGATAGGTGAAACTCCCTGCACATGGAAGATGAATGGGAGCAGAGTGGCTAAAGTACCCTTAAAGAAATCAATTACAAAGGTTGCCATTCCAGCTTTCTTGCCTAGGATTCGGAAGGTATTGGTCGTTCCAGTATTACCAGATCCATGTTCTCTTAGATTGATGTTAAAGAATATTTGTCCAATCCACAAGCCTGAAGGAATTGATCCTAATAAATAAGCTAAAATTAATAATACTATTGTCATCATGTTTCTATTATACCATGAAATAGGAGAGAAACGAAACTGAATCTTTTCACCACTTGTGACATCTGATACTTTATCAAAGTTGATAAGTTTATTATGAGTACGATTTTTATTCAAAAACCAAGGCTAAAGTTTTAAAAATTCATGAAAGTTTCTGAAAAACTTGATATTGTGTTTATTTATGCTATAATAGAAACAATTATTTTTAGGAGGTGGAATATGTCTTACTTATTTGAGATATTACCAAGTTTATTGAGCGGTGCAACAATGACTCTACAAGTTTTTGCACTGGTCTTACTTTTTTCAATCC
The window above is part of the Streptococcus sp. Marseille-Q6470 genome. Proteins encoded here:
- the plsY gene encoding glycerol-3-phosphate 1-O-acyltransferase PlsY; amino-acid sequence: MMTIVLLILAYLLGSIPSGLWIGQIFFNINLREHGSGNTGTTNTFRILGKKAGMATFVIDFFKGTLATLLPFIFHVQGVSPIVFGLLAVIGHTFPIFAKFKGGKAVATSAGVIFGFAPLFCLYLAVIFFGILYLGSMISLSSISAAIAAIIGVLLFPLFGFILSSYDLLFTLIIIALASLVIVRHKDNIKRIQNKTENLIPWGLNLTHQEPKK